AAAAGGTGGCCGAGCCCGTGGCCCGCATCACGCCCGAGATCGAGGCGCTGGCGGCCGACATGCTGGCCACGATGTATGACGCGCCCGGCGTCGGTCTGGCCGCGCCGCAGGTCGGTGTGCTGTCGCGGATCTTCGTGATGGACGCGACCCGCGACCCCGAGGCCGAGAAACAGCCGATGGTGCTGATCAACCCCGAGATCGACTGGCTGTCCGAGGCGCAGAACACCTATGACGAGGGTTGCCTGTCGATCCCCGACCAATATGCCGAGGTCACCCGCCCCGCGGAGGTGCGGATGCGCTGGCTGGGGCTGGACGGCAAGACGCATCAGCAGGAATTCGACGGCCTTTGGGCCACCTGCGCCCAGCACGAGCTGGACCACCTGAACGGCATCTTGTTCATCGACCACCTGTCCGCCATCAAGCGGCAGATGATTACCCGCAAGATGGTCAAGCTGAAACGGGAACGCGCCCGTGCCTGACAGCCGAGATGCAGGTCGGACCGGCCCGGATCTGACGCCGTCCCTGTCCGGCGGTGCCGTGCATCCGGTGCTGATCCATCCCGATCCGTGTCTGCGCGAGGTCTGCCAGCCTGCGGGTGCTTTGCCGGGGCCGGAATTGCAGCGGTTGGCGGCCGATCTGCTGGCCAGCATGTATGCCGCCGGTGGGCGTGGGCTGGCGGCGCCGCAAATCGGGGTGATGCGCCGCGCCTTTGTCATGGATGCGGGCTGGAAGCAGGGCAGGCCGCAGCCGTTGGTGGCGCTGGACCCCGAGATCCTGTTCCGCTCGGATCAGACAGAGGTGATGGAGGAACGCTGCCTGTCGATCCCCGATCAGCCCGTCGCGGTCAGCCGCCCGGCAGAGGTCATCCTTGGCTGGTATGATCTGGACGGGCGGCACCAGTCCCGCCGTTTGCTGGGTGACGAGGCCCGCATTGCGCAGCATGAGGCCGACCATCTGGACGGGCGGCTGATCGTGGATTTCCTGCCGTGAGCGTCCGGACCTTCCTGCCCTGGCGCGACCGCCGCCTGCATATGCCGGCCGGGCCGGTCGAGGCCGTGACAGAAACCGTGCGGATGATCTGGGACGACATGATCGAGACGATGGAGGCGATGCCCGGCGTGGGCCTTGCCGCGCCCCAGATCGGCATCATGCTGCGGCTGGCCGTGGTCGATGCCTCGGAGCGGCGCGGGCAGGCGGTGCGGATGGCCAATCCCGAGATCCTGCATGCCAGCATCCAGCTGCGCGAGCATGAGGAGGCCAGTCCGAACCTGCCCGGGGTCTCGGCCATGATCCGGCGTCCGCGTGCGGTGACGGTGCGGTTCGTGAATGATATGGGCGAGGTCGAAGAACGTGATTTCGTCGGGCTGTGGGCGACCAGCGTGCAGCATCAGATCGATCATCTGAACGGCAGAACCTATGCTGATCACCTGACGCCGCTGAAGCGTCGGATGCTGGTCGCGAAATCGGAAAAACTGGCGCGGCGGGGATAGAGCCGGGGCTCTGCCCCGGACCCCGGGATATTTTGACACCAAAGATGGAGGCGGCGATGCGCGTGATTTTCATGGGAACGCCGGAGTTTTCGGTGCCGGCCTTGCGGGCGATTGCTGCGGTGCATGAGGTGGTCGCGGTCTATACCCAGCCGCCGCGTGCGGCCGGGCGGGGGCAGAAGCCGCGCTCGTCTCCGGTGCAGGTGGTTGCCGAGGAACTGGGGTTGCCGGTGTGCTCGCCATTGCGATTGGGCGGTGTGGAGGAGCAGGAGGCGTTTGCGGCGCTGGAGGCGGATGTGGCGGTGGTGGTGGCCTATGGGCTGATCCTGCCGCAGCCGGTGCTGGATGCGCCGCGGCTGGGATGCGTGAACATCCATGCCTCGTTGCTGCCGCGCTGGCGGGGGGCGGCGCCGATCCATCGGGCGGTGATGGCGGGGGATGCCGGAACCGGCGTGGCCATCATGCAGATGGAGGCGGGGCTGGATACCGGGCCGGTTCTGGCCGAGGCGCGGGCGGAGATCGGGGCCGGAGAGACAACGGGCGATCTGCATGATCGGCTTGCGGGGATGGGGGCGGCGCTGATCGTCGATGTGCTGGGGCGGCTGCCCTTGCCTGCACTTGTGCAGGCAGAGGCGGGCGTGACCTATGCAGCGAAGATCGACAAGGCCGAGGCGCGGATTGACTGGAGCCTGCCTGCCGAAGTGGTGGACCGGCAGATCAGGGGGCTGTCGCCGTTTCCGGGTGCCTGGTGCGAGATCGGCGGAGAGCGGGTGAAGCTGCTGCGCAGTAGGCTGGTGGATGGCCGCGGTGCGCCGGGCGAGGTTCTGGGCGGTTTTGTCATCGCCTGTGGCGAGGACGCCATCGAGGTGCTGGAGGCGCAGCGGGCCGGCAGGAAGCCGATGGCGGCGGGTGAGTTGCTGAAGGGCTGGGCGCTGCCGGAGCGTCTGGGCTGAGGCGGGCTTGCCCGCCTTCGCGCCCGGTCGCGGTGGGGCCCAAGCCCCGCCCGGCGGGCGCGAAAACCCTGGTTACAGCGAGCCGTGGCAGTGCTTGAACTTCTTGCCCGAGCCGCAGGGGCAGGCGTCGTTGCGTGACGGGTTGCCCCAGGTGGCGGGGTTTGCCTCGTCAAAGCCCTGAACCAGCGGCGCGGGCTTGTCGGCATCGTCGCTGGACTGGCGTTCGGCGCCATGCTCCATCGTCAGATGTTCCTGGCCGGCCTTTTGCTGTTGGGCCAGTTTCTGCAACATCTCTTCGCGTTCGGCATCGGTCAGCGGGCGGATCTGCGCCAGCCGCTGGGTCACGTTGCCGCGCAGGCTGTCCAGCATGGTTTCGAACAGCTGGAAGCCTTCGGTCTTGTATTCCGACAGCGGATCGCGCTGCGCATAGCCGCGGAAACCCACGACCGAGCGCAGATGTTCCAGCGTCAGCAGGTGTTCGCGCCATTTCTCGTCGATCATCTGCAGCAGCACCTGCTTTTCGATCTGGCGCATGTTCTCTTCGCCGAAGGCGGCGGCCTTGTCGGCCATATAGGTGTCGGTCGATTCGGTGATGCGTTCGATCATCGTCTCCTGATCGACGCCCTCTTCGGCGGCCCATTCATCGACCGGCAGGTTCATGTTCAGCCGGTCGCGCACGGCGGCCTCCATGCCCTCGACATCCCATTGATCCATATAGGATTTGGGCGGCATGAACTCATAGGCCAGATCCTCGATGACCTGATGGCGCATGTCGGCGGCGATTTCGCCGACCTCCTGGCTGTCCATGATTTCCAGACGCTGGCTGAAGACCGCCTTGCGTTGGTCGTTCATCACGTCGTCGAATTTCAGCAATTGCTTGCGGATGTCGAAGTTGCGGCCCTCGACCTTGGCCTGGGCGCGTTCCAGCGATTTGTTGACCCAGGGGTGGATGATCGCCTCGCCCTCTTTCATGCCCAGACCGGACAGCACCTTCTCCAGCCGTTCAGAGCCGAAGATGCGCATCAGGTCGTCATCCAGCGACAGGAAGAACAACGAGCGTCCGGGGTCGCCCTGACGGCCCGAGCGGCCGCGCAACTGGTTGTCGATGCGGCGGCTTTCATGGCGTTCGGTGCCAAGGACGAACAGCCCGCCCGCATCCAGAACGGCCTGCTTGTCGGCGGCATGTTCGGCCTCGATCCGGGCGCGAAGTTCGTCGGGATTGGCGTCGGGGTCGGCCTTCAGGGCCTCCATCACCTTGATTTCGACATTGCCGCCCAACTGGATGTCGGTGCCGCGACCGGCCATGTTGGTGGCGATGGTCACCACGCCGGGCTTGCCGGCATCGGCGACGATCTGCGCCTCGGCCTCGTGCTGGCGGGCGTTGAGGACGTTATGCGGGATGCCGTCCTTCTTCAGCATTTCCGACAGCATCTCGGATTTCTCGATGCTGGTGGTGCCGACGAGGGTGGGCTGGCCCTTGGCGTGGGCTTCCTTGATCGCCTCGATCACGGCGGCGTATTTTTCTTCGGCCGTGCGATAGACGCGATCATGTTCGTCGATCCGGGCGATGCCACGGTTCGTCGGCACCTCGACCACGCCCAGCTTGTAGATCTCGGCGAACTCCTCGGCCTCGGTGGCGGCGGTGCCGGTCATGCCGCCCAGCTTGTCGTACAGGCGGAAATAGTTCTGGAAGGTGACGCTGGCCAGCGTCACGTTCTCGGGCTGGATCTTGACGCCTTCCTTGGCCTCGATCGCCTGATGCAGCCCGTCCGACAGGCGGCGGCCCTTCATCATCCGACCGGTGAATTCGTCTATCAGCACGATTTCGTCATCGCGGACGATGTAATGCTGGTCCTTCTGATACAGCTTATGGGCGCGCAGGCCCTGACTGACGTGATGGACGATGGTGGTCGATTCCGGGTCATAGAGGGTCTGGCCCTCGGGCAGCACGCCATCGGCTTGCAGGCGCTGTTCCAGAAACTCGTTACCCTCTTCGGTGAAGGTGGCGTTGCGGGTCTTTTCGTCGATCTTGAAATGTTCGTCGGACAGCAGCGGAATATATTTGTCCAACGCGATATACAGCTCGCTGCGGTCCTGCGACGGGCCAGAGATGATCAGCGGCGTGCGGGCCTCGTCGATCAGGATGCTGTCCACCTCGTCGACGATGGCGAAGTTATGACCGCGCTGGGTCATTTCCTCGATCGAGCCCTTCATGTTGTCGCGAAGGTAATCGAAGCCCAGCTCGTTGTTGGTGGCATAGGTGATATCGGCGCGATAGGCCTCGCGCTTCTCGGCCTCGGGCTGGAAGGGATAGACGACGCCGGTGGTCATGCCCAGCTGCGAGAACACCTTGCTCATCCATTCCGCGTCGCGTTTCGCCAGATAGTCGTTGACGGTGACGACATGCACGCCCTTGCCCGAAAGCCCGTTCAGATAGGCGGGGAAGGTGGCGACCAGCGTCTTGCCCTCGCCCGTCTTCATCTCGGCGATATTGCCCTGATGCAGGAAGATGCCGCCCATCAGCTGCACGTCGAAGGCCCGCAGGCCAAGCGCGCGGCGGGCGCCTTCGCGGCAATTGGCGAAGGCCTCGGGCAGGATCGCATCAAGGCTTTCCCCCTCGGCGACGCGCTTCTGGAATTCGCGGGTCTTTTCGATCAGGCCTTCGTCGGACAGCGACTTGAACTGATCCTCCAACGCGTTGATCCTTGCGACCTGCGAGCGGACCGATTTCACTTTGCGGTCGTTCGGCGTACCGAAGACCAGTTTCGCCAGATTTCCGATGCCGAGCATAATACCTTCGCAATCACGTTGATGGGAAAGCCTGCCACTTGCGGCCCACTTGCCCGACCCGGCCGCATTGCCGTATCAGGGGCCTGAACGAAAGCGGCGGCGGCGCCTTCCACGGTTGCGTGGGATGTAGGGCGCAGCCGCCTGACTGTCAATGTTGGCCCGCTCTGCTACAGCCTTTCGGGCCAGAGACGCAAAGGAAGTTCTTATGCTGAAACGTTCGATTCTGGCTGCATTCGTGATCGCTGCCGCGCCCCTGACGGCGCTGGCGCAGGATCAGAATGCCGACTCTGTCGTGGCCAAGGTGAACGATCAGGACATCACTCTTGGTCAGATGATCGTGATGCGGCAGTCGTTGCAGCCGCAATCGACCGAAGGCATGACCGAACAGGCGATCTGGGACATGATGCTGGATCAGCTGATCAAGCAGACCGCCGTCGCCGAAACCGCCAGCGAGGACATGAATGCCGCCGTCCGCGCCCAGATGGAGCTGCAACGCCGCAATACGCTGGCCAATGCCGCAATTCAGGCCGTGGCCGAGATCGAGCCGACGGACGAGGAAATCCGCGCCGCCTATGACGAAATGTTCGCTCAGGCCGAGCCGGTGACAGAATATTCCGCCGCCCATATCCTTGTGGGTTCCGAAGACGAGGCCAAGGCGATCAAGGCCGAACTGGATGGCGGTGCCGATTTCGGCGAACAGGCCGAGGAACATTCGACCGACAATTCCGGCCCCAACAAGGGCGATCTGGGCTGGTTCACGCCCGACCAGATGGTCGAACCCTTCGGCAATGCCGTGCAAGAGCTGGAAAAGGATCAGGTTTCCGATCCAATCGAAACCCAGTTCGGCTGGCATATCATCAAGCTGAACGACACCCGCCTGCGTGAAGCGCCCGCGCTGGAGGTGATTCAGGACCAGCTGGCGCAGATGGTCCGCCGCGACAAGGTCGAGGCCGAGATCGAACGCATCGTGGGCGACGCCAATATCGAAAAGACCGAAGGCATCGATCCGGCGCTGGCGGTCCAGATCGAGCTGCTGGAAGCTGAATGATGGGCAAGGCAGGGCTGTCTGTCTCGCCCTTGGCACCGGCATCCTTTCCGGATCTGCCGGTGATCGACGGGGTCGAATTCGCCAGTGTTGCCGCCGGTGTGAAGTATCAGGGTCGCACGGATGTGACCCTGATCCGCATCTGTGAAGGGGCCGCGCTGGCGGGTGCCTTTACCCGTTCCTCGACCCGCGCTGCCTGCGTTCTGGACAATCAGGCCAAGCTGGCGCGTGGCGGTGACCGCGACAAGGGTGCCGCCATCATCGTCAATTCCGGCAATGCGAATGCCTTTACCGGCGCGCGTGGGCAAGAATCGGTCGATGCCGTGACCGGGGCCGTGGCGCAGGCTTTGGAGGTGCCGGCGTCGCGCGTGCTGTCCTCGTCCACCGGTGTCATCGGCGAACCCTTGCCGCATGAGCGGATCACCGCCGTGATCGGTGATCTGGCGGGCAAGCTGGATGCGGCGGGCGCGGCAGACGCCGCCCGCGCGATCATGACCACCGATACCTTCCCCAAAGGTGCCTTTGCCGAGATCGGCGGCGGTCCGAGCCGCATCGCGGGCATCGCCAAGGGCTCTGGCATGATCGCGCCGGATATGGCGACGATGCTGGTCTATATCTTCACCGATGCCCGGATCGCGCCGGAACTGTTGCAGCAGGCGCTGGATTCCGGTCTGGGCACAACCTTCAACGCCATCACCGTGGACAGCGACACCTCGACCTCGGACGCGCTGATTCTGGCGGCGACAGGGCGCAGCGCGGTGGCCGAGATCACGTCGCTGGACAGCGGTGCGGGCGCGGATTTCGTGGCGGCGCTGCATGGGGTGATGCGCGATCTGGCCCATCAGGTCGTGCGCGATGGCGAGGGCGCGACGAAATTCGTCGAGGTGCAGGTGACGGGTGCCGCCTCGGATGCCGATGCGCACAAGGTCGCCATGGCCATCGCCAATTCGCCGCTGGTCAAGACCGCCATCGCGGGCGAGGACGCCAACTGGGGCCGCATCGTCATGGCCGTCGGCAAGTCCGGCGCCAGGGCCGATCGCGACCGGCTGACCATCCGTTTCGGCGACCTGGTCCTGGCCGAAAAGGGCTGGCGGGCCGAGGGCTATGACGAGGATCAGGCCAGCGCCTATATGAAGCGGCAGGAGTTGCTGATCGCCGTCGATCTGGGGCTGGGGCAGGGGGCGCAGACTGTCTGGACCTGCGACCTGAGCCACGGCTATATCGACATCAACGCGGATTACCGTTCGTGAAGACGGTTCTTGTCGCGGCGGTGGCGCTGATCGACCCTGACGGGCGCGTGCTTCTGGCACAGCGCCCGGAAGGCAAGGCGATGGCCGGTCTGTGGGAATTTCCGGGCGGCAAGGTCGAACCGGGCGAAACCCCCGAAGCCGCCCTGATCCGAGAGTTGGATGAGGAACTGGGGATCGAGACCTGGGGCTCCTGTCTGGCGCCCCTCACCTTCGCCAGCCACAGCTATGAGCATTTCCATCTGCTGATGCCGGTCTTTGCCTGCCGCCGCTGGAACGGCATCGCCCAGCCCCGCGAAGGGCAGTCGCTGGCATGGGTGCGCGCCGCCGATCTGCGCAATTATCCGATGCCCGAAGCCGACATTCCGTTGATCCCGGTGTTACAAATGTGGCTTTAGGGTCGCAAAATTCCCCGATTCCGTCTCCGTTCTGCCACTTTATGAGGGTCAAGCTGTCTTTTATGACTGTTTTTTTACCTTTATGAATTAAAAATAAGTTGTGGGTGGAGGAGGACTTGACGTGATTCGCACCATATCACTGGGAAGCTACATTTCCGTTCAGGGTTTGTTTGAACGCGCGGCAGCCAACGGCAATATCGTGGTTCGTGTGGGTGCGCAGACCTTCGAAGGCAAGCCGGTCTCGAAATAAGGCCGGGGCGGTCCGTGGAAACGGGCGCCTGTTTGCCAGATGACGGCAGTACAAAAGAAAACGGGGCGCATCCCAGCGCCCCGTTTTTTTATCTGGATGTTGGCACGCCTTACAGCGTGCGCTCGACCTCTTCGCGCTCGAAGATCTCGATGACATCGCCGGGGCGGATGTCGTCGTAATTCTCGAAGGCCATGCCGCATTCCTGACCGGATTGCACTTCCTTGACCTCGTCCTTGAAGCGCTTCAGCGTCTTCAGCGTGCCTTCGTGGACCACCACGTTGTCGCGCAGCAGGCGCACCCCGGCGCTGCGGCGGGCAACGCCTTCGGTGACCAGACAGCCCGCGACCTTGCCGACGCCGGTGACCTTGAAGACTTCGCGGATCTGGGCATAGCCGATGAAGTTCTCGCGCACTTCGGCCGACAGCAGACCCGAGGCCGCCGCTTTGATGTCGTCCACCAGATCATAGATGATCGAGTAATAGCGGATCTCGACCCCTTTCTGGTTGGCGGCATTGCGGGCCGGGGCATTGGCCCGGACGTTGAAGCCGATCACCGGCGCCTGGGATGCCTCGGCCAGACCGATATCCGATTCGGTGATCGCGCCGACGCCGTAATGCAGCACGCGCACGCGCACCTCGTCATTGCCGATCTTTTCCAGCGCCTGAACGATGGCCTCGGCAGAACCCTGCACATCGGCCTTCATCACCACCGGCAGTTCGGCCACGGTTTCATCCGCCTTGGCCTTGGCCATCAGCTGTTCCAGCGTGGTCGCGGCACCGGCTGCGGCGCGCTTGTCCTTGGCCTGCTGCATGCGGTAATCGGCGATCTCGCGGGCCTGCGCCTCGGTCTCGACGACGTTCAGCACGTCGCCGGCCTCGGGCGTGCCGTTCAGGCCCAGAACCTCGACCGGGACCGACGGGCCGGCCTCTTCGACGCGGTCGCCCTTGTCGTTGATCAGCGCGCGGACCTTGCCCCACTGTTCGCCGACGACAAAGATGTCGCCGCGCCTCAGCGTGCCGTTCTGGACCAGAACCGTGGCGACGGGGCCGCGGCCGATATCCAGCTGCGCCTCGATCACCGCACCCTGGGCCGCCCTTGCGGGGTTGGCCTTCAGTTCCAGAATCTCGGCCTGAAGCGCGATGGCCTCCAGCAGGTTGTCCAGACCCTGACCGGTCTTGGCCGAAATCTCGACATCCTGCACGTCGCCGGACATCTTTTCGACCACGACCTCGTGTTGCAGCAGATCGGTGCGGACCTTGTCGGGATTGGCGTCGGGCTTGTCGATCTTGTTGATCGCCACGATCATCGGAACCCCGGCGGCCT
The Paracoccus alcaliphilus DNA segment above includes these coding regions:
- a CDS encoding (deoxy)nucleoside triphosphate pyrophosphohydrolase; translated protein: MKTVLVAAVALIDPDGRVLLAQRPEGKAMAGLWEFPGGKVEPGETPEAALIRELDEELGIETWGSCLAPLTFASHSYEHFHLLMPVFACRRWNGIAQPREGQSLAWVRAADLRNYPMPEADIPLIPVLQMWL
- a CDS encoding peptide deformylase, with the translated sequence MPDSRDAGRTGPDLTPSLSGGAVHPVLIHPDPCLREVCQPAGALPGPELQRLAADLLASMYAAGGRGLAAPQIGVMRRAFVMDAGWKQGRPQPLVALDPEILFRSDQTEVMEERCLSIPDQPVAVSRPAEVILGWYDLDGRHQSRRLLGDEARIAQHEADHLDGRLIVDFLP
- the argJ gene encoding bifunctional glutamate N-acetyltransferase/amino-acid acetyltransferase ArgJ; this translates as MGKAGLSVSPLAPASFPDLPVIDGVEFASVAAGVKYQGRTDVTLIRICEGAALAGAFTRSSTRAACVLDNQAKLARGGDRDKGAAIIVNSGNANAFTGARGQESVDAVTGAVAQALEVPASRVLSSSTGVIGEPLPHERITAVIGDLAGKLDAAGAADAARAIMTTDTFPKGAFAEIGGGPSRIAGIAKGSGMIAPDMATMLVYIFTDARIAPELLQQALDSGLGTTFNAITVDSDTSTSDALILAATGRSAVAEITSLDSGAGADFVAALHGVMRDLAHQVVRDGEGATKFVEVQVTGAASDADAHKVAMAIANSPLVKTAIAGEDANWGRIVMAVGKSGARADRDRLTIRFGDLVLAEKGWRAEGYDEDQASAYMKRQELLIAVDLGLGQGAQTVWTCDLSHGYIDINADYRS
- the def gene encoding peptide deformylase codes for the protein MNLRPILIHPDPRLKKVAEPVARITPEIEALAADMLATMYDAPGVGLAAPQVGVLSRIFVMDATRDPEAEKQPMVLINPEIDWLSEAQNTYDEGCLSIPDQYAEVTRPAEVRMRWLGLDGKTHQQEFDGLWATCAQHELDHLNGILFIDHLSAIKRQMITRKMVKLKRERARA
- the secA gene encoding preprotein translocase subunit SecA yields the protein MLGIGNLAKLVFGTPNDRKVKSVRSQVARINALEDQFKSLSDEGLIEKTREFQKRVAEGESLDAILPEAFANCREGARRALGLRAFDVQLMGGIFLHQGNIAEMKTGEGKTLVATFPAYLNGLSGKGVHVVTVNDYLAKRDAEWMSKVFSQLGMTTGVVYPFQPEAEKREAYRADITYATNNELGFDYLRDNMKGSIEEMTQRGHNFAIVDEVDSILIDEARTPLIISGPSQDRSELYIALDKYIPLLSDEHFKIDEKTRNATFTEEGNEFLEQRLQADGVLPEGQTLYDPESTTIVHHVSQGLRAHKLYQKDQHYIVRDDEIVLIDEFTGRMMKGRRLSDGLHQAIEAKEGVKIQPENVTLASVTFQNYFRLYDKLGGMTGTAATEAEEFAEIYKLGVVEVPTNRGIARIDEHDRVYRTAEEKYAAVIEAIKEAHAKGQPTLVGTTSIEKSEMLSEMLKKDGIPHNVLNARQHEAEAQIVADAGKPGVVTIATNMAGRGTDIQLGGNVEIKVMEALKADPDANPDELRARIEAEHAADKQAVLDAGGLFVLGTERHESRRIDNQLRGRSGRQGDPGRSLFFLSLDDDLMRIFGSERLEKVLSGLGMKEGEAIIHPWVNKSLERAQAKVEGRNFDIRKQLLKFDDVMNDQRKAVFSQRLEIMDSQEVGEIAADMRHQVIEDLAYEFMPPKSYMDQWDVEGMEAAVRDRLNMNLPVDEWAAEEGVDQETMIERITESTDTYMADKAAAFGEENMRQIEKQVLLQMIDEKWREHLLTLEHLRSVVGFRGYAQRDPLSEYKTEGFQLFETMLDSLRGNVTQRLAQIRPLTDAEREEMLQKLAQQQKAGQEHLTMEHGAERQSSDDADKPAPLVQGFDEANPATWGNPSRNDACPCGSGKKFKHCHGSL
- the fmt gene encoding methionyl-tRNA formyltransferase, with product MRVIFMGTPEFSVPALRAIAAVHEVVAVYTQPPRAAGRGQKPRSSPVQVVAEELGLPVCSPLRLGGVEEQEAFAALEADVAVVVAYGLILPQPVLDAPRLGCVNIHASLLPRWRGAAPIHRAVMAGDAGTGVAIMQMEAGLDTGPVLAEARAEIGAGETTGDLHDRLAGMGAALIVDVLGRLPLPALVQAEAGVTYAAKIDKAEARIDWSLPAEVVDRQIRGLSPFPGAWCEIGGERVKLLRSRLVDGRGAPGEVLGGFVIACGEDAIEVLEAQRAGRKPMAAGELLKGWALPERLG
- the def gene encoding peptide deformylase — translated: MSVRTFLPWRDRRLHMPAGPVEAVTETVRMIWDDMIETMEAMPGVGLAAPQIGIMLRLAVVDASERRGQAVRMANPEILHASIQLREHEEASPNLPGVSAMIRRPRAVTVRFVNDMGEVEERDFVGLWATSVQHQIDHLNGRTYADHLTPLKRRMLVAKSEKLARRG
- a CDS encoding peptidylprolyl isomerase, whose product is MLKRSILAAFVIAAAPLTALAQDQNADSVVAKVNDQDITLGQMIVMRQSLQPQSTEGMTEQAIWDMMLDQLIKQTAVAETASEDMNAAVRAQMELQRRNTLANAAIQAVAEIEPTDEEIRAAYDEMFAQAEPVTEYSAAHILVGSEDEAKAIKAELDGGADFGEQAEEHSTDNSGPNKGDLGWFTPDQMVEPFGNAVQELEKDQVSDPIETQFGWHIIKLNDTRLREAPALEVIQDQLAQMVRRDKVEAEIERIVGDANIEKTEGIDPALAVQIELLEAE